The Nitrospiria bacterium genomic sequence TTAATAAGAAGCAGGTCTTTAAATTGGGAAGCTTAAAAAAGGTTTAAAGGTTTCTATCTTTTACCCAGGGGTTTCACTTTTTTTGAGTAGTTGGATAATCTCTTTAAAATCTTTCTCCTTTGCAACATCCAAAGGAGTTTTTCCCTTATCATTTTTTAGGCCTGTTTCGGCGCCATTTTTAAGAAGCAGTTCTACAATTTCTTTCCTGTTATTTTGGGAGGCCACATGAAGGGCCGTATCCCCTTCCACTCCTTTAGCGTTAACATCTGCCCCGTTATCCAGTAATGTTTTAACGATATGTGTATACCCTCGAAGAGAGGCCAGATGCAGGGCTCTTGCGCCGGAAAGATATTGAGCGTTTACATCGGCTCCCTTATCGATTAGAGCCTCTAAAATTCCCATATGGCCAAGTTGGGCGGCCATGAGCAAGGCAGTGGAACCATCCGGGTGGCTCATGTTGACATCCACGCCATTGGCAAGAAGCATCTTTACCGCTTTCACCTGACCATTGGTAGATGCTGCAATTAAGGCTGTTGTCCCGTCCTCAAGCTTACTATTTACATCGACTCCTTTATCCAGTAAGGACTGCATTTCCTGGACTTCTCCTTTTCTGGCGGCATTAATGAGTAAAATTCCATCTGCCGCAAAAGAGGGTAACGGAACAAAAAGCAGACCCAACAAAACACAAACCCATATTCTTAAATTCATTTTCCCTCACTGTTTAGGTACAGCTATTGGTTGAAACGTTTTCCCTCTTTGCTCGGGGAATCGTATGGGTCAAACATTTCTCTAAAAACAGATCTAGAATAGCCATAAAATATTTCCCTGTCAATTTAAAGATAGCACCCTCTTGTTATAAAAGATTTATAAAAAGAATAAATTTTTTTCTAAATAGGGGGGGTCAGGAAAAATTGAAATCAGATTAATGAAGAAATGGCTTTTTCAATCGGGGACAAAATTTAAACCGAAAACTGAGGCAAAGGGGGAGAGATGGGAATTAGAGACCCTTCAAGGGTGGACTTTGGAGGTCCTTTCCACCTGACCGTAAGCACCGGACAGGAAGCCTTTTGGACCACACGTTCAGCGACGCTTCCCATTAAGGTGTGGGCGAGGCCGGTCCGCCCGTGAGTTCCCATGACGATGAGATCGGCCGGGATTTGATCGGCGGCTTTGAGAATTTCCATTGGCGGGGAGCCCTCCCTGCACAACAGGTAAACATTTTGACATTGGTGGCGAATCTGTTCTTTTAGACCGTTTAATTTATCCGTTTCTTCCTTTTGAATTTCCTTGATCGGGTTGAAAAGTTTTGGGTTGATGCCATGGGCCGGAAAATGGATTACATGGAGCAAATGGACCTCTGCCCGAAAGGTTTTTGCAATAAAAACCGCATAGTCTAATGCTTCATGGGAGCATTCCGAAAAATCGGTGGGCATGAGAATGCACCTTATTTTATCGGGCAACTTTTTTCTCCAATTCCCTGATTTTCCATATTAACTTTCATTCCAACGAAAGTGCTCCTAAATCATATTTCCTTTGAACCCCAAATTTCAAGTAAAAGGGTTCAACACACTTTTTTTGCTCTTCCAATTATTTTCTTATTATAGGTATAATTTCGATTATTGGAAATCTTGGGAAGCATTTTAGAGAGAAACTTTTTTTTTGCTTGTCCAATTCCTGGGTTATTCAATTTAAATCCCGGAGGTAAAAATGAATAATGACAAAATTACCATTACGGATCACGCAAGAGGGAAAAAAATTGACCTTCCGGTTATTCGGGGGACCCATGGGCCTCCAGCCGTGGAAATCAAATCGTTATTTCGAGAACTGGATTATTTCACCTACGATCCGGGCTTTGTGGCCACGGCTAGCTGTCGAAGTGCCATCACCTTTATTGATGGGGAAAAAGGGATTCTGCTTTACCGTGGCTATCCCATTGAACAGCTTGCAGAGAAGAGCAGATTTCTTGAAGTTGCCTTTCTCCTGTTAAACGGTGAGTTGCCCACCCACGCCCAGCTGGAACAATTTGAGCATAGTATTCTTCATCACACCATGATCCATGAAGGGCTGAAATCTTTTTTCCAAGGTTTTAATCATGATGCACATCCGATGGCCATCATGGTCGGTGTGGTGGGTTCGCTATCTGCCTTCTACCACGACTCCACCGATATTACCAACCCTAGACACAGGGAGATTGCAGCGCATCGTTTGATTGCAAAGATGTCCACCATTGCCGCGGCAAGCTACAAACATTCTATTGGTGAGCCCCTTGTTTATCCAAAAAACAACCTTAGCTATACTGGGAATCTCCTGCATATGCTGTTTTCAGTTCCCTGTGAAGATTATGCCGTTAACCCCATAGCAGAGAAGGCCATAGACCTGGTCTTTTTGCTTCACGCGGATCATGAACAAAATGCGAGCACCTCGACGGTACGCCTTGCGGGCAGTTCAGGGGCGAATCCTTTTGCTTGTATTGCTTCTGGGATCGCAGCTCTGTGGGGGCCGGCTCACGGGGGGGCTAGCGAAGCGGTCCTAAGGATGCTCATAGAGATCGGTGAGAATAAAAATATTTCTAAGTTTATTTCAAAAGCAAAGGATAAGCATGATCCTTTCCGTTTGATGGGGTTTGGTCATCGTGTTTACAAGGCATATGATCCGCGGGCCCGAATTATCCGTAAAATGTGCCATCAAGTGTTGGAAAATTTAGGCGGAAACGATCCTCTATTCGATCTTGCTCTCAACCTTGAAGAGATTGCTTTGAAGGATGACTACTTTATTGATAGGAAGCTTTACCCCAATGTGGATTTCTATTCAGGGATCATTTATAAGGCGCTCGGAATTCCAATTCCTATGTTTACGGTGATGTTTGCAATTGCTCGAACAGCGGGCTGGGTTGCCCAGTGGATGGAGATGATCGCAGAACCTGAGCACCGTATCGGAAGACCACGGCAAGTGTATGATGGGGCCCCAAAACGATCCTACCTCACGATGGAGGAGAGAACATGAAGGATTCCTTGAAAAGGGGATTCATGAGATATTTTCAAGAAACCCTTCAAATAAAAAGCAGAGTTAAGGGGATATAAGAATATTCAATATAAAGGCAAAAGGAACCCCACTGAGGCAATTTGCTACTGAGGAAACCCCTCCCCTGTGGCGGATTGTCGAGG encodes the following:
- a CDS encoding universal stress protein, which encodes MPTDFSECSHEALDYAVFIAKTFRAEVHLLHVIHFPAHGINPKLFNPIKEIQKEETDKLNGLKEQIRHQCQNVYLLCREGSPPMEILKAADQIPADLIVMGTHGRTGLAHTLMGSVAERVVQKASCPVLTVRWKGPPKSTLEGSLIPISPPLPQFSV
- a CDS encoding citrate synthase; its protein translation is MNNDKITITDHARGKKIDLPVIRGTHGPPAVEIKSLFRELDYFTYDPGFVATASCRSAITFIDGEKGILLYRGYPIEQLAEKSRFLEVAFLLLNGELPTHAQLEQFEHSILHHTMIHEGLKSFFQGFNHDAHPMAIMVGVVGSLSAFYHDSTDITNPRHREIAAHRLIAKMSTIAAASYKHSIGEPLVYPKNNLSYTGNLLHMLFSVPCEDYAVNPIAEKAIDLVFLLHADHEQNASTSTVRLAGSSGANPFACIASGIAALWGPAHGGASEAVLRMLIEIGENKNISKFISKAKDKHDPFRLMGFGHRVYKAYDPRARIIRKMCHQVLENLGGNDPLFDLALNLEEIALKDDYFIDRKLYPNVDFYSGIIYKALGIPIPMFTVMFAIARTAGWVAQWMEMIAEPEHRIGRPRQVYDGAPKRSYLTMEERT
- a CDS encoding ankyrin repeat domain-containing protein, whose protein sequence is MNLRIWVCVLLGLLFVPLPSFAADGILLINAARKGEVQEMQSLLDKGVDVNSKLEDGTTALIAASTNGQVKAVKMLLANGVDVNMSHPDGSTALLMAAQLGHMGILEALIDKGADVNAQYLSGARALHLASLRGYTHIVKTLLDNGADVNAKGVEGDTALHVASQNNRKEIVELLLKNGAETGLKNDKGKTPLDVAKEKDFKEIIQLLKKSETPG